From Coffea arabica cultivar ET-39 chromosome 10e, Coffea Arabica ET-39 HiFi, whole genome shotgun sequence, one genomic window encodes:
- the LOC113712523 gene encoding putative late blight resistance protein homolog R1A-3, translating into METAVGVGVRFILQNVLQLIQDNRKLISSNDTKLDELCSDLDLLKTFMDKYGEEHYDNEVLRKLAGDFRRLAREVEDVLETHIVDKLVYTNKNIFKKAVGVFDHLNNLRNTGKDVLNLSMKMKKAEDDNRGIGIPTWTMEEIKKDNSTSEDNKAGSNQEGDRIIGFDDAADDVLELLGGKELVESKSAVEEQSKCETGQHSESKPPSTSKAELHNASKQLEVVSIHGMVGLGKTTLARKVLNDPRIEYHFFTRIFVSVSQQYDKKKVLLGILRYFDKKTRDQDVSENDLVAEVQEKLTGKYLIVMDDVWDTKVWDDIKDAFPDNSKGSRVLITTRLVSVANCAKTSSEPYPLRLMKPEEAEELLRTKVFKENKCPPEELQLLETKILDKCAGLPLAVVVTAGILKIHAKDAKWWEDVHLGVAQFVGDDQKKIGQNQKNIDDLIRRSYDNLPHMLKACFLYLGVFPEDMEIQVSKLLQLWIAETFILQYETASLERIAERCLEELVDRNLVMVGQRTLSGRIKTCRLHDTLRDFCRKTAKAEELFQVIHGMGAISSSSHRLCCINSHFLQYISGCEKQKQHGEKVRSFLSFGLDETTLDKDLCPISSVFKPFKLVRVLDILSIKLPYKRFPTKLLELVLLKFIAIYCELHTLPSRMSALTNLETLIVHTTFPTLKIEADIWEMTKLRHLHTNTTTCLPKCKKQSSGSENLQTLSTVSPESLKNEVFGRTKKLRKLGIRGNLGTLVEANGESSLFQSHCKLDSLETLKLHHDTDDGNQRQLVLPQPHKFPRTLTRLSLHNTRLHWEVHMPILGKLRYLEVLKLKDNAFVGKDWRTEEGGFHSLKVLFIGATDLECWLAKATNFPELRYLILKHCRTLIQIPPDFVHMKNLEKINLERTNDKLVSSARRIFSQRSKMLGLQKANETKPIKLIVYPPE; encoded by the exons ATGGAAACGGCTGTTGGGGTTGGAGTGCGATTCATCTTACAAAATGTGCTGCAGTTGATCCAAGACAATCGTAAACTGATAAGCAGTAATGATACCAAACTGGACGAACTGTGCAGTGACCTGGATCTCTTGAAGACCTTCATGGACAAGTACGGTGAAGAGCACTACGATAACGAGGTCCTCAGGAAGCTGGCGGGCGACTTCAGGCGTCTTGCCCGCGAAGTTGAAGATGTCCTAGAAACGCATATTGTTGACAAGTTAGTGTACACCAACAAGAACATATTCAAGAAAGCAGTAGGGGTCTTCGATCACCTGAACAATCTGAGGAATACTGGTAAGGACGTGCTGAACCTGAGTATGAAAATGAAGAAAGCAGAGGATGACAACAGAGGGATTGGCATCCCCACCTGGACAATGGAAGAGATCAAGAAAGATAATTCAACTTCTGAAGACAATAAG GCTGGTAGCAATCAAGAGGGAGACAGAATAATTGGATTTGATGATGCAGCTGATGATGTACTGGAACTTCTCGGTGGGAAAGAACTAGTTGAAAGCAAATCTGCAGTAGAGGAGCAAAGCAAGTGTGAGACAGGGCAACATAGCGAGTCAAAGCCACCAAGCACATCTAAGGCAGAGCTACATAATGCGTCAAAGCAGCTAGAAGTTGTTTCAATTCATGGCATGGTTGGTCTGGGAAAGACTACACTTGCAAGAAAGGTCTTGAATGACCCAAGAATAGAATATCATTTTTTCACTCGTATATTTGTCAGTGTTTCGCAACAATATGACAAGAAAAAAGTGCTTCTTGGTATACTAAGATACTTCGACAAGAAAACTAGAGATCAAGATGTATCCGAGAATGATTTAGTTGCCGAGGTCCAAGAGAAATTGACAGGTAAGTATTTGATTGTCATGGATGATGTTTGGGACACAAAAGTATGGGATGATATCAAGGATGCATTTCCAGACAACAGCAAGGGTAGTAGGGTGTTAATAACTACTAGACTTGTGTCTGTGGCCAATTGTGCTAAAACAAGTAGTGAACCCTATCCATTGAGACTGATGAAACCAGAAGAGGCTGAAGAGTTATTGAGGACAAAGGTtttcaaggaaaacaaatgccCACCAGAGGAACTGCAATTGcttgaaacaaaaattctggATAAATGTGCTGGGCTACCACTAGCAGTCGTGGTAACAGCAGGTATTCTTAAGATTCATGCAAAAGATGCAAAGTGGTGGGAGGATGTGCATCTTGGTGTGGCTCAGTTTGTTGGTGATGACCAGAAAAAAATTGGTCAAAACCAAAAGAATATCGATGATTTAATAAGGAGGAGTTATGATAACTTGCCTCATATGCTCAAAGCATGTTTTCTATACCTTGGTGTCTTCCCTGAAGATATGGAGATTCAAGTGTCAAAACTGTTGCAACTATGGATTGCTGAAACATTCATTCTGCAATATGAGACAGCAAGCCTGGAGAGAATAGCAGAACGATGTTTAGAGGAATTGGTTGACAGGAATTTAGTGATGGTGGGACAGAGAACTTTAAGTGGTCGGATTAAGACGTGTCGGCTCCATGACACGCTGCGTGACTTCTGCAGGAAGACAGCCAAAGCAGAAGAACTTTTCCAAGTAATTCATGGTATGGGTGCCATTTCATCTTCCAGTCATCGCCTTTGCTGCATTAACTCTCACTTCTTGCAGTATATTTCGGGTTGTGAAAAACAGAAACAGCATGGTGAGAAAGTCCGATCTTTCTTGAGCTTTGGCCTGGATGAAACTACATTGGACAAAGATCTCTGCCCAATTTCAAGCGTATTTAAGCCCTTCAAACTAGTCCGAGTGTTGGATATTTTATCCATCAAGCTTCCCTATAAACGTTTTCCCACCAAATTACTTGAACTTGTTCTTCTAAAGTTTATTGCCATCTATTGCGAACTTCACACCCTTCCAAGTAGAATGTCTGCCTTGACCAACTTGGAAACCCTTATCGTTCACACAACATTCCCCACCCTAAAAATAGAAGCGGACATTTGGGAGATGACAAAGCTAAGGCATCTGCATACTAATACCACCACATGCTTGCCTAAGTGTAAGAAGCAATCCTCTGGCAGCGAAAACCTACAGACTTTGTCTACTGTTTCACCTGAAAGTCTTAAGAATGAAGTGTTTGGAAGGACTAAGAAACTCAGGAAGCTTGGTATACGCGGGAATTTAGGCACTCTTGTGGAGGCCAATGGTGAGTCTAGTTTGTTTCAGAGTCATTGCAAGCTAGACTCCCTTGAAACTCTGAAGTTACATCATGATACTGATGATGGAAACCAGAGGCAGCTTGTCCTTCCTCAACcacacaaatttccaagaacaCTAACAAGGTTGAGTCTGCATAACACAAGGCTACATTGGGAAGTTCATATGCCTATACTTGGAAAGCTTCGGTATCTTGAGGTTCTCAAGTTGAAGGACAATGCTTTTGTGGGGAAGGATTGGCGCACAGAAGAAGGAGGTTTTCATTCTCTAAAAGTTTTGTTCATTGGAGCTACAGATTTAGAGTGTTGGTTGGCTAAAGCCACTAATTTCCCAGAACTCAGATACCTTATCCTCAAGCACTGCAGAACACTTATACAGATCCCACCTGACTTTGTCCACATGAAGAACCTGGAGAAGATTAACCTGGAACGTACGAATGATAAGCTAGTTTCATCTGCCAGGAGAATTTTTTCACAACGATCAAAAATGCTTGGACTGCAAAAGGCTAatgaaactaaaccgattaagcTCATTGTTTATCCTCCAGAATAG